One part of the Flavobacterium johnsoniae UW101 genome encodes these proteins:
- a CDS encoding glycine--tRNA ligase produces the protein MAKQEDIFKNVVSHAKEYGFIFPSSEVYDGLSAVYDYAQNGVELKKNIREYWWKSMVQMNENIVGLDAAILMHPTTWKASGHVDAFNDPLIDNKDSKKRYRADVLVEDFAEKIHQKAQKEIDKAKARFGDAFNEQEFITTNARVVEYLAREKEIRERLGRSLGNGDLEDVKALIEELEIADPETGSRNWTDVKQFNLMFGTKLGASAENAMDLYLRPETAQGIFVNFLNVQKSGRMKVPFGIAQTGKAFRNEIVARQFIFRMREFEQMEMQFFVRPGEEMQWYEHWKQTRLNWHLSLGLGKENYRFHDHEKLAHYANAAADIEFNFPFGFKELEGIHSRTDFDLKAHEQYSGRKLQYFDPELNENYVPYVVETSVGLDRMFLAVFATSLQEETLEDGSERTVLKLPAVLAPTKAAVLPLVKKDGLPEISKKIIEDLKWDFNVSYDEKDAVGRRYRRQDALGTPFCITVDHQTLEDETVTIRHRDTMKQDRVKISELRGIIENEVSMKNWLMKM, from the coding sequence ATGGCAAAACAAGAAGATATATTTAAGAATGTGGTTTCGCACGCAAAAGAGTACGGATTTATTTTTCCGTCAAGCGAAGTGTACGACGGTTTAAGTGCAGTATATGATTATGCACAAAACGGTGTCGAATTAAAAAAGAATATCCGTGAATATTGGTGGAAATCAATGGTTCAGATGAATGAAAATATTGTGGGCCTTGATGCTGCAATATTAATGCATCCAACAACCTGGAAAGCTTCAGGCCACGTTGACGCCTTCAATGATCCGTTAATTGATAATAAAGATTCTAAAAAAAGATATAGAGCAGACGTTTTAGTTGAAGATTTTGCTGAAAAAATTCATCAAAAAGCGCAAAAAGAAATTGACAAAGCAAAAGCTCGTTTTGGTGATGCATTTAACGAACAGGAATTTATTACAACAAATGCCCGTGTAGTTGAATATTTGGCCAGAGAAAAAGAAATCAGAGAGCGTTTAGGACGTTCTTTAGGAAACGGAGATCTTGAAGATGTAAAAGCTTTGATCGAAGAACTTGAAATTGCTGATCCAGAAACCGGTTCAAGAAACTGGACAGATGTAAAACAGTTCAACTTAATGTTTGGAACTAAATTAGGAGCTTCTGCAGAAAATGCAATGGATCTTTATTTACGTCCTGAAACAGCACAGGGTATTTTCGTAAACTTTTTAAATGTTCAGAAATCTGGCCGTATGAAAGTTCCTTTTGGAATTGCTCAAACAGGTAAAGCTTTTAGAAATGAAATTGTTGCAAGACAATTTATTTTCCGTATGCGTGAATTTGAACAAATGGAAATGCAGTTTTTTGTACGTCCGGGAGAAGAAATGCAATGGTACGAACACTGGAAACAAACGCGTTTGAACTGGCATTTATCTTTAGGATTAGGAAAAGAGAATTACCGTTTTCATGATCACGAAAAACTAGCACATTACGCAAATGCAGCAGCAGATATCGAGTTTAATTTTCCATTTGGTTTCAAAGAATTAGAAGGAATTCACTCTCGTACTGATTTTGACTTAAAAGCACATGAACAATATTCAGGAAGAAAATTACAATATTTCGATCCGGAATTAAACGAAAACTATGTGCCATACGTAGTTGAAACATCTGTAGGTTTAGATCGTATGTTCCTGGCAGTTTTTGCTACTTCATTACAAGAAGAAACTTTAGAAGACGGTTCTGAAAGAACAGTTCTAAAATTACCTGCAGTTTTAGCGCCGACAAAAGCAGCAGTTTTACCATTAGTTAAGAAAGATGGATTACCAGAAATCTCAAAGAAGATTATTGAAGACTTAAAATGGGATTTCAATGTTTCTTATGATGAGAAAGATGCAGTAGGACGTCGTTACAGAAGACAAGATGCATTAGGTACACCATTCTGTATTACAGTAGATCATCAAACTCTGGAAGACGAAACGGTAACAATTCGTCATAGAGATACTATGAAACAAGATCGTGTAAAAATATCTGAATTAAGAGGTATTATTGAAAACGAAGTTTCGATGAAAAACTGGCTGATGAAAATGTAA
- a CDS encoding LytR/AlgR family response regulator transcription factor: protein MKKYSYIIIDDDADSISKTQTIAEGFSELLFLASAVNYQDGLNLVLEYKPSLVFLEIDPKKSSSNLSLLFINELHRFLNVLPRIVVLTSKKDAAFEAIKYGVFDYILKPLVTAELLKTILKLNRLPEEAKSGDFKKEIPLVVTSDAKVRQIVEKPLIICIKSYGDHRYINADDISYFQADNNSTDIYLNSGEMITAFKTLKHFEHVLSYPFVRIHNSYIINRNYIARIHNGNSICYIKNSSKKIPFSKTYKSNVDLIISDFSEGNYLEV, encoded by the coding sequence TTGAAAAAGTATTCGTATATAATTATTGATGATGACGCAGATAGTATTTCGAAAACCCAAACAATTGCAGAAGGTTTTTCGGAACTATTGTTTCTGGCATCCGCAGTGAATTATCAGGACGGTTTAAATTTGGTTTTAGAATACAAACCTTCACTTGTATTTTTAGAAATAGATCCTAAAAAATCCTCAAGCAATTTATCGCTTTTGTTTATTAACGAACTTCATCGTTTTTTAAATGTACTGCCCCGGATTGTTGTTTTAACGTCTAAAAAAGATGCAGCATTTGAAGCTATAAAATATGGTGTTTTCGACTATATATTAAAACCGCTCGTTACGGCCGAATTATTAAAAACCATTTTAAAATTAAACCGTCTGCCGGAAGAAGCAAAATCGGGTGATTTTAAGAAAGAAATTCCTCTAGTTGTAACATCTGATGCAAAAGTGCGTCAAATAGTCGAAAAACCGCTCATAATCTGTATCAAATCATATGGCGATCATCGTTATATAAATGCAGATGATATCAGCTATTTTCAGGCAGATAATAACTCGACGGATATTTATTTAAATTCGGGAGAAATGATAACGGCCTTTAAAACTTTAAAACATTTTGAGCATGTTTTATCGTATCCTTTTGTCAGAATTCATAATAGTTATATTATCAATCGAAATTACATTGCGAGGATTCATAACGGAAACTCAATATGTTACATAAAAAACTCATCGAAAAAGATTCCTTTTTCGAAAACTTACAAATCAAATGTTGATTTAATTATCAGCGATTTTTCTGAAGGAAATTACTTAGAAGTCTAA
- the thiL gene encoding thiamine-phosphate kinase, translating to MIEDKNPQRTSISQLGEFGLIEHLTRNFDVTQESTLKSIGDDAAVLDFKDKKTVISTDLLIEGVHFDLAYMPLKHLGYKAVIVNLSDICAMNAKPTQITVSVAVSNRFPLEALEELFEGITHAAKEYKVDVIGGDTTSSQKGLIISITAIGEADENEIAYRNGAKQTDLLVVTGDIGAAYMGLQVLEREKQVFQVNPNSQPDLDPYTYLVERQLKPEARTDVRTLLHALEIKPTSMIDISDGLSSEIIHLCKQSKVGCNLYEDKLPLDPQFISTCEEFNIDSTTVAINGGEDYELLFTIDINDFDKIKGNPNFSIIGHMADESEGIHLVTRANTKIALKARGWDALSE from the coding sequence ATGATCGAAGATAAAAATCCGCAACGCACCAGCATATCACAATTAGGCGAGTTTGGCTTAATTGAGCATTTAACACGAAACTTTGATGTTACACAAGAATCTACTTTAAAAAGTATTGGCGACGATGCAGCTGTTCTTGATTTTAAAGACAAAAAAACCGTTATTTCAACCGATTTATTAATTGAAGGTGTTCACTTTGATCTGGCTTATATGCCTTTGAAACATTTAGGTTATAAAGCAGTTATAGTAAACCTGTCTGATATTTGCGCCATGAATGCAAAACCAACTCAAATTACAGTTTCAGTTGCTGTTTCTAATCGCTTTCCTTTGGAAGCTTTAGAAGAATTATTTGAAGGTATTACACATGCAGCAAAAGAATACAAAGTAGATGTTATTGGCGGCGATACTACCTCATCTCAAAAAGGATTAATTATAAGTATTACAGCAATTGGTGAAGCTGATGAAAATGAAATTGCTTACCGAAACGGTGCCAAACAAACCGATTTACTGGTTGTAACGGGAGATATTGGCGCAGCTTATATGGGATTACAGGTTTTAGAGCGTGAAAAACAGGTTTTTCAGGTAAATCCAAACAGTCAGCCGGATTTAGATCCTTATACGTATTTGGTCGAAAGACAATTAAAACCAGAAGCCAGAACAGATGTTCGTACACTTTTGCATGCCCTTGAAATTAAACCAACTTCAATGATTGATATTTCTGATGGTTTATCTTCAGAGATTATACATTTGTGCAAACAGTCAAAAGTGGGCTGTAATTTATATGAAGATAAACTTCCGTTAGATCCTCAGTTTATTTCGACTTGCGAAGAGTTTAATATCGACAGCACAACCGTTGCCATTAACGGCGGAGAGGACTATGAACTCCTTTTTACGATTGATATTAATGATTTTGATAAGATAAAAGGAAATCCAAACTTTTCTATCATTGGCCACATGGCAGATGAAAGCGAAGGAATTCATTTGGTAACCCGTGCTAATACTAAGATTGCTTTAAAAGCACGCGGCTGGGATGCTTTGAGTGAATAA
- a CDS encoding DinB family protein, with product MKTLEAQVITSEDLLKHWQGHRALTRRLIELFPEKDFFEFSIGGMRPFAKLVDELLAIAGPGLKGIVTKETAPFSEGAEKLVFKAQYLEKWDEATEEINKYWEQLSIEDFSETFNLFGQYEFPVIQNILYFIDNEVHHRGQAYVYLRALNIEPPFFWER from the coding sequence ATGAAAACGTTAGAAGCACAAGTAATTACTTCAGAAGATTTATTAAAACACTGGCAGGGACACCGCGCACTTACGCGTCGTTTAATTGAACTTTTTCCTGAAAAAGATTTCTTTGAGTTTTCAATTGGCGGTATGCGTCCTTTTGCAAAATTAGTTGATGAACTTTTAGCTATTGCAGGTCCGGGTTTGAAAGGAATTGTAACTAAAGAAACTGCACCTTTTTCAGAAGGAGCAGAAAAACTCGTTTTTAAAGCGCAGTATCTTGAAAAATGGGATGAGGCAACAGAAGAAATCAATAAATATTGGGAACAATTATCTATTGAAGATTTCAGTGAAACCTTTAATCTTTTTGGGCAGTATGAATTTCCTGTTATTCAAAATATCTTGTATTTTATTGATAACGAAGTTCATCACCGCGGACAGGCATACGTATATTTACGAGCTTTAAACATTGAACCACCTTTTTTTTGGGAAAGATAA
- a CDS encoding response regulator: MTFNLKSPISELIKPNILIVDDHPFIIEGYKNAITRYKTNEYEFEIAQAHDCRSAYDLLENQNTPQFEIAFLDISMPAYEEKNLFSGEDLAKLIMKKMPYCKIILLTMYTELLKIKTIIRTINPNGLIIKNDLTFDELLLAFDKVMNNQKYYSQSVVKMLNQSPHNSIEIDEFDKQILFHLSKGTEVSEMPQYIPISLTEIEKRRVSLKELLKVRSGSDDDLVKEAKSKGLF; encoded by the coding sequence ATGACATTTAATTTGAAATCCCCAATTTCGGAATTAATTAAGCCTAACATCTTAATTGTAGATGATCATCCTTTTATAATTGAAGGATACAAAAATGCTATAACCCGCTATAAAACCAATGAATATGAGTTTGAAATAGCACAGGCTCATGATTGCAGATCGGCTTATGATTTGCTGGAAAATCAAAACACGCCGCAGTTTGAAATTGCTTTTCTGGATATCAGTATGCCGGCTTACGAAGAAAAAAATCTTTTTTCTGGCGAAGACCTTGCTAAACTTATCATGAAAAAAATGCCATATTGCAAGATCATTCTCTTGACAATGTACACAGAACTGCTCAAGATAAAAACAATTATAAGGACAATTAATCCAAACGGATTGATAATTAAAAATGACCTTACTTTTGATGAGCTGCTTCTGGCTTTTGATAAAGTAATGAACAATCAAAAATATTACAGTCAGTCAGTAGTTAAAATGCTCAATCAGTCACCGCACAATTCAATAGAAATAGATGAGTTTGATAAACAAATTTTATTTCACTTGTCAAAAGGTACTGAAGTATCTGAAATGCCTCAATATATCCCCATTTCTTTAACCGAAATTGAAAAACGAAGAGTAAGCCTTAAAGAACTCCTTAAAGTGCGATCAGGCTCAGATGACGATTTAGTTAAAGAAGCCAAAAGCAAAGGGCTGTTTTAA
- a CDS encoding tetratricopeptide repeat-containing sensor histidine kinase produces the protein MIFLSCNKKSHLDKNIISQKDSLPVYLSLANDINLSYDFKQKYAQKAFSIIVDEKNDSVNRINLFKVANRYYNMNDLKSYKTISQLILERSMSAKDSSSIAKAYTYLGDYYGAQLVSDSAFRNYFKAQKIYLQINDKYNLSKTLLSKASLQYNEGDFFESEISVFKALSILKEQKDVNDLLYECYNLLGILNNEKEEYSKALEFQNKALNTLTDKTIPLDLQLKATSFNNIGFVYMRMKDYKQAIPYFQKGLQEKNLFEEKTILYAMLLDNLAYSKLKSRNMEGLPDLFYRSMKIRDSLGMRMAKISNQIHLSEYYAFKKDTFKAIQLSKQALLLSRSSDKLNNTLQALKQIAVVDPKNAAKYSREYILLNDKMLKAERNMGEKFSRIEYETNEIKDQNSSLQEKNKTLIYVFSICTLIGLFFYVYKTQQAKNRELLFKQQQQIANEDIYNLMISQQNEIELTRIKEKKKVAQELHDGVLGRMFGVRISLDSLDKIDEAEAAEKRRKYLAELKHIEEDIREISHDLNREKSELINNFVVILNKLFDNQKNTYPSKLETSFDSHIKWELVNNIVKINLYRIIQEALQNCNKYAKADTIKVEFKSEIDHLVLSIFDDGVGFNVRRTKNGIGLHNIEYRAAECKGTAAIKSAKGEGTLLVVKVPIDQKINLQKNDI, from the coding sequence ATGATCTTTCTTAGTTGCAATAAGAAAAGTCATCTAGATAAAAATATCATTTCTCAAAAGGATAGTCTTCCTGTTTATTTGTCACTGGCAAATGATATTAATTTGAGTTATGATTTCAAGCAGAAGTATGCCCAGAAAGCATTTTCAATTATCGTTGATGAAAAAAATGATTCAGTTAACAGGATCAACCTATTTAAAGTGGCTAATAGATATTATAATATGAATGATTTAAAGTCATATAAAACAATATCACAGCTGATTTTAGAACGATCAATGAGTGCTAAAGATTCTTCAAGCATTGCAAAAGCTTATACATATTTAGGAGATTATTACGGAGCACAATTAGTTTCAGACAGCGCTTTTAGAAATTATTTTAAAGCGCAAAAAATTTATTTACAGATTAATGATAAATATAATTTATCTAAAACATTATTGAGTAAAGCCAGTTTACAATATAATGAAGGAGATTTTTTTGAAAGTGAAATATCTGTTTTTAAGGCGCTTAGTATATTAAAAGAACAAAAAGATGTAAATGATCTACTTTATGAATGTTACAATCTTTTAGGAATTTTAAACAACGAAAAAGAAGAATATAGTAAAGCGTTAGAATTTCAAAACAAAGCTCTTAATACACTTACGGATAAAACAATACCATTGGATCTGCAGTTAAAAGCTACTTCATTTAATAATATAGGTTTTGTTTATATGCGTATGAAAGATTATAAACAGGCAATACCTTATTTTCAAAAAGGATTACAGGAAAAAAATCTATTTGAAGAAAAGACAATATTATATGCCATGCTACTGGATAATTTAGCATATTCTAAATTAAAATCCAGAAATATGGAAGGGCTTCCAGATTTGTTTTACAGATCTATGAAAATTAGGGATAGTTTAGGGATGAGAATGGCTAAAATATCCAATCAAATTCATTTGTCTGAATATTATGCTTTTAAAAAAGATACTTTTAAAGCAATTCAGCTTTCCAAACAAGCCTTACTTCTTTCCCGTTCGTCAGATAAACTAAATAATACACTGCAAGCATTAAAACAAATTGCTGTTGTTGATCCTAAAAATGCTGCAAAATATTCCAGAGAATACATTCTTCTTAATGATAAAATGCTTAAAGCAGAGCGAAATATGGGAGAGAAATTCTCTCGTATAGAATACGAAACCAACGAAATAAAAGACCAAAATTCCAGCCTGCAGGAAAAAAACAAAACCCTGATTTATGTTTTCAGTATCTGTACTTTGATTGGTTTATTTTTCTATGTTTACAAAACGCAGCAGGCAAAAAACAGAGAACTGCTTTTTAAACAGCAGCAGCAAATTGCAAATGAAGATATTTACAATTTAATGATTTCACAGCAGAATGAAATTGAATTAACCCGAATTAAAGAAAAGAAAAAAGTAGCCCAGGAATTACACGATGGAGTTCTAGGCAGAATGTTTGGAGTTAGAATTAGTTTAGACAGTTTGGATAAAATTGATGAAGCAGAAGCAGCAGAAAAACGCAGGAAATATTTAGCCGAGCTGAAACATATTGAAGAAGACATACGTGAGATTTCGCATGACTTAAATAGGGAAAAATCTGAATTAATTAATAATTTTGTAGTAATTTTAAATAAGTTATTTGATAATCAAAAAAATACGTATCCTTCAAAACTGGAAACTTCTTTTGATTCGCATATAAAATGGGAGCTTGTAAACAATATTGTAAAGATTAATTTATATAGAATAATTCAGGAAGCGCTTCAAAATTGTAATAAATATGCCAAGGCAGATACAATTAAAGTAGAGTTTAAAAGTGAAATCGATCATTTGGTTTTATCAATTTTTGACGATGGAGTTGGATTTAATGTAAGACGTACAAAAAATGGTATAGGTTTGCATAATATCGAATATAGAGCAGCAGAATGTAAGGGCACAGCAGCTATAAAATCTGCCAAAGGAGAAGGGACACTTCTTGTAGTTAAAGTTCCAATTGATCAAAAAATTAACCTGCAGAAAAATGACATTTAA